The following proteins are encoded in a genomic region of Saccharopolyspora antimicrobica:
- a CDS encoding response regulator transcription factor, producing the protein MEIDVMVSDDLQLSRLGLTALLEQNEEMRVVSAVEGGLDALEFAEKHRPDVAIISFEGPDNDAIAIAEKIASLPECRSLLLSTAFSRSIVRQAFTSGIDGMVQRSAPPRQFFDAILRVYRGERVFDPELTVAALGNEGCPLSSREFAVLEHVARGDTVGEIAARLHLSEGTVRNYVSSVVAKLGARNRIDALLIARNLNWI; encoded by the coding sequence GTGGAAATCGACGTTATGGTGTCCGACGACCTGCAACTGTCGCGCCTCGGACTCACTGCCTTACTCGAGCAAAACGAGGAGATGCGAGTTGTCAGCGCGGTCGAGGGTGGTCTCGATGCGCTGGAGTTCGCCGAGAAGCATCGACCGGATGTCGCGATCATAAGCTTCGAAGGACCGGACAACGATGCGATAGCAATTGCCGAGAAGATCGCGAGCCTCCCGGAGTGCCGGAGCCTGCTGCTGTCCACCGCGTTCAGCAGGTCGATCGTCCGCCAGGCCTTCACCAGCGGCATCGACGGCATGGTGCAGCGGAGCGCCCCACCGCGCCAGTTCTTCGACGCGATCCTCCGGGTGTACCGGGGCGAGCGGGTGTTCGACCCGGAATTGACGGTCGCCGCGCTGGGGAACGAGGGATGCCCGCTGAGCTCGCGGGAGTTCGCCGTTCTCGAGCACGTCGCCCGTGGTGACACCGTGGGCGAGATCGCCGCCCGGTTGCACCTCTCCGAGGGAACCGTGCGGAACTACGTCTCCTCCGTGGTCGCGAAACTGGGTGCGCGCAATCGCATAGACGCTCTGCTCATCGCGCGGAATTTGAACTGGATCTGA
- the asnB gene encoding asparagine synthase (glutamine-hydrolyzing): MCGIAGWVSFDADLTHRGDALDAMTGTMSCRGPDSGGTYLRTHVGLGHRRLAVIDLPGGTQPMSERTPAGDVVLVYSGEVYNFQELRDRLKDLGHAFRTDSDTEVVLRSYLEWGESFVDHLDGMYAFAIWDERDQKLVLVRDRMGIKPLFYHPTPDGVLFGSEPKAVLANPLVRKVVDTDGLRELFAQTKTPGWALWKGLHEMLPGTLITVSRNGIQQRTYWRLSAAEHTDGQEDTVARVRELLTGIIDRQLISDVPQCVLLSGGLDSSAITGFAAERLALRGEQVRSFSVDFVGQEENFVPDEMRETPDSPFVRDVVEHVGSSHRDVVLDPAELSDPAVRRAAVAARDIPNGFGDLDNSLYLLFKAIREHSTVALSGESADEVFGGYPWLHREAAAASDTFPWMTVIPPLSLEGRTDHVEPGLRERLDVRTYTADQYATALAEVEHLDGESELDRRMRTTFHLHLTRFVRSLLDRKDRLSMAVGLEVRVPFCNHRLVEYVYNAPWSLKTFDGREKSLLRHAAAHVMPRSVVERVKSPFPSTQNPGYAAILQQQVKELVADPGSQVFALIDRLWAQQAVAQDPARMSVAMRGALERVLDVHTWLELHSPELQLD; encoded by the coding sequence ATGTGCGGGATTGCGGGCTGGGTGTCGTTCGACGCCGATCTGACGCATCGGGGTGACGCGCTCGACGCGATGACCGGGACGATGTCCTGTCGCGGACCGGACTCGGGCGGTACGTACCTGCGCACCCACGTCGGACTGGGGCACCGGCGCCTGGCCGTGATCGACCTGCCCGGCGGCACGCAGCCGATGAGCGAGCGCACCCCGGCAGGCGATGTCGTCCTGGTGTACTCGGGGGAGGTCTACAACTTCCAGGAACTGCGCGATCGGCTCAAGGACCTCGGGCACGCGTTCCGGACGGACAGCGACACCGAGGTGGTGCTCCGCAGCTACCTGGAGTGGGGCGAGAGCTTCGTCGACCACCTCGACGGGATGTACGCGTTCGCCATCTGGGACGAGCGCGACCAGAAGCTGGTCCTGGTGCGCGACCGCATGGGGATCAAGCCGCTCTTCTACCACCCGACGCCGGACGGCGTGCTGTTCGGTTCCGAACCGAAGGCCGTCCTGGCGAATCCGCTGGTGCGCAAGGTGGTCGACACCGACGGGCTGCGAGAGCTGTTCGCGCAGACCAAGACTCCCGGCTGGGCGCTGTGGAAGGGCTTGCACGAGATGCTGCCCGGCACGCTGATCACGGTGTCCCGCAACGGGATCCAGCAGCGGACCTACTGGCGCCTGAGCGCGGCCGAGCACACCGACGGCCAGGAAGACACCGTGGCGCGCGTGCGGGAGCTGCTCACCGGCATCATCGACCGGCAGCTGATCTCCGACGTGCCGCAGTGCGTGCTGCTCTCGGGTGGGCTGGATTCCAGCGCCATCACCGGTTTCGCGGCGGAGCGGCTGGCGCTGCGCGGTGAGCAGGTGCGCAGCTTCTCGGTGGACTTCGTCGGCCAGGAGGAGAACTTCGTCCCCGACGAGATGCGCGAAACTCCCGACTCGCCGTTCGTGCGGGACGTCGTGGAGCACGTGGGGTCCTCGCACCGGGACGTGGTGCTCGACCCCGCCGAGCTCTCGGATCCGGCGGTGCGGCGCGCGGCCGTCGCGGCCCGGGACATCCCGAATGGCTTCGGTGATCTCGACAATTCCCTCTACCTGCTGTTCAAGGCGATCCGGGAGCACTCGACGGTGGCGCTGTCGGGGGAGTCGGCCGACGAGGTGTTCGGCGGGTACCCCTGGTTGCACCGCGAAGCGGCGGCCGCTTCCGACACCTTCCCGTGGATGACGGTGATCCCGCCGCTGAGCCTGGAGGGCCGCACCGATCACGTCGAGCCCGGCCTGCGCGAGCGGCTCGACGTGCGGACCTACACCGCCGACCAGTACGCCACGGCGCTCGCCGAGGTCGAGCACCTCGACGGCGAGTCCGAGCTGGACAGGCGCATGCGCACCACGTTCCACCTGCACCTGACGCGTTTCGTGCGCTCCCTGCTGGACCGCAAGGACCGGTTGTCGATGGCGGTCGGTCTCGAAGTGCGGGTGCCCTTCTGCAACCACCGGCTGGTGGAGTACGTCTACAACGCGCCGTGGTCGCTGAAGACGTTCGACGGCCGGGAGAAGAGCCTGCTGCGCCACGCCGCGGCGCACGTGATGCCCCGCTCGGTGGTGGAACGGGTTAAGAGCCCGTTCCCGTCGACGCAGAACCCCGGCTACGCGGCGATCCTCCAGCAGCAGGTGAAGGAACTGGTCGCCGATCCGGGTTCGCAGGTCTTCGCGCTGATCGACCGGCTCTGGGCGCAGCAGGCCGTGGCGCAGGACCCGGCGCGGATGTCGGTCGCCATGCGGGGCGCGCTGGAGCGGGTGCTCGACGTGCACACCTGGCTGGAGCTGCACTCTCCGGAACTCCAGCTGGACTGA
- a CDS encoding TetR/AcrR family transcriptional regulator, translating into MPTEVPRPKNVGRPPRLSLEAIITAADRILHSEGAEKLSMRHLANELGSTPMALYYHVRDKDELLLLVMEMHAQRIPRPQLPDDPRERLVTTAVMLYDLLAERLWIIDVLTGDDLIAPSSLWFVEVMIDAAVEYGHSPEQAVYVYRTIWYYIVGDLIIRVNSKRRRARASHPVYEDEVIAGLTSGTHPQLAAVADRWAELNARDTHREGLAAIVDGLLPQRSEAHD; encoded by the coding sequence ATGCCCACAGAGGTCCCGCGCCCGAAAAACGTCGGCAGGCCACCGCGTTTGTCGCTGGAGGCGATCATCACCGCGGCGGACCGCATCCTGCACTCCGAGGGCGCGGAGAAGCTGTCAATGCGGCACCTGGCGAACGAGCTGGGCAGCACACCGATGGCGCTGTACTACCACGTGCGCGACAAGGACGAGCTGCTGCTGCTCGTGATGGAGATGCACGCCCAGCGCATCCCCCGCCCGCAACTCCCCGACGACCCCCGGGAACGGCTCGTCACAACGGCGGTCATGCTCTACGACCTGCTCGCCGAGCGGCTGTGGATCATCGACGTGCTGACCGGCGACGACCTCATCGCCCCGTCCTCGCTCTGGTTCGTCGAGGTCATGATCGACGCGGCCGTGGAGTACGGCCACAGCCCGGAGCAGGCCGTCTACGTCTACCGCACGATCTGGTACTACATCGTCGGCGATCTGATCATCCGCGTGAACAGCAAGCGCCGTCGCGCCCGCGCTTCGCACCCGGTCTACGAGGACGAGGTCATCGCCGGCCTGACCAGCGGTACCCACCCGCAGCTCGCCGCCGTCGCCGACCGCTGGGCCGAGCTCAACGCCCGGGACACCCACCGGGAGGGTCTGGCGGCGATCGTCGACGGGCTGCTGCCGCAGCGCTCCGAAGCCCACGACTGA
- a CDS encoding ABC transporter ATP-binding protein produces the protein MIQLKGVRWTYQGGETAVLDGLDLHVGRGETVVLCGPSGSGKSSALRLMNGLIPLFHGGSLDGDVRVDGEPITDLAQVGRVTGTVLQHPRRQFFTDAVDTELAFALENFGAPPERIRDRVGEVIADFGLAELAGRLRELSGGQQQRVACAAAITHEPPVLLFDEPTSNLSPQGIADVTAVLRELQSLGATLVIAEHRLHYLRELADRIVVLQDGRVAADWSRDDFAGLTEEKLRAEGLRSLDPPERTSVTTAFARGPSISPGADREAVSVVGEKSAAATTSGKENRSGVVLRDIRCAFRGRRVLDIAEAHLPAGAITAVTGPNGVGKSTLARILAGLQRHTGEVFLDGRSLSRSRRQRESAIVMQDVQRQLFTDSVTAELRLGTVPDHADHAATVLADLDLDGLGDRHPLSLSGGQQQRLVVAAVRLSGRRVVIFDEPSSGVDRRHLQSMTRTMRDVAAGGAVVVLISHDADLLALAADQELCLRPVQ, from the coding sequence TTGATCCAGCTCAAGGGCGTCCGGTGGACGTACCAGGGCGGTGAGACCGCCGTGCTCGACGGGTTGGACCTGCACGTCGGGCGCGGCGAGACGGTCGTGCTGTGCGGGCCGAGCGGATCGGGCAAGAGTTCCGCGCTGCGGCTGATGAACGGCCTCATCCCGCTGTTCCACGGTGGTTCTCTCGACGGGGACGTCCGCGTGGACGGGGAACCGATCACCGACCTCGCCCAGGTCGGGCGGGTGACGGGGACGGTGCTGCAGCATCCGCGCCGGCAGTTCTTCACCGACGCCGTCGACACCGAGCTGGCCTTCGCGCTGGAGAACTTCGGCGCGCCGCCGGAGCGCATCCGCGACCGGGTCGGCGAGGTCATCGCCGACTTCGGGCTCGCCGAGCTGGCCGGCCGGTTGCGGGAGCTCTCCGGCGGCCAGCAGCAACGGGTGGCGTGCGCGGCGGCCATCACCCACGAACCACCGGTGCTGCTGTTCGACGAGCCCACGTCCAACCTCTCCCCGCAGGGCATCGCGGACGTCACCGCGGTGCTGCGCGAACTCCAGTCGCTCGGCGCGACCCTCGTCATCGCCGAGCACCGGCTGCACTACCTGCGCGAACTCGCAGACCGCATCGTGGTGCTCCAAGACGGCCGCGTCGCCGCGGACTGGAGCCGGGACGACTTCGCCGGGCTGACCGAGGAGAAGCTGCGCGCGGAGGGGCTGCGCAGCCTCGATCCGCCGGAAAGAACCTCGGTGACAACGGCTTTCGCGCGCGGACCCAGCATTTCCCCTGGAGCAGACCGGGAAGCGGTGTCGGTGGTCGGCGAGAAGTCCGCCGCGGCAACGACATCGGGCAAGGAGAACCGTTCGGGCGTCGTGCTGCGCGACATCCGCTGTGCCTTCCGCGGACGTCGCGTGCTCGACATCGCGGAGGCGCACCTGCCCGCCGGTGCCATCACCGCCGTCACCGGCCCCAACGGCGTGGGCAAGAGCACCCTGGCCCGCATCCTGGCCGGCCTGCAGCGTCACACCGGTGAGGTGTTCCTGGACGGCCGCTCGCTGTCCCGCTCGCGGCGGCAGCGCGAGTCGGCCATCGTCATGCAGGACGTGCAGCGGCAGCTGTTCACCGACAGCGTCACCGCCGAACTCCGCCTCGGCACGGTTCCGGACCACGCCGATCACGCCGCGACCGTGCTCGCCGACCTCGACCTGGACGGCCTCGGCGACCGGCACCCGCTGTCGCTGTCCGGCGGTCAGCAGCAACGCCTGGTGGTGGCCGCGGTCCGGCTCAGCGGCCGCCGCGTGGTCATCTTCGACGAGCCCAGCTCCGGCGTCGACCGCCGCCACCTGCAGTCGATGACGCGGACGATGCGCGATGTCGCCGCGGGCGGCGCGGTGGTCGTCCTCATCAGCCACGACGCCGACCTGCTCGCGCTGGCCGCGGACCAAGAGCTGTGCCTGCGCCCGGTCCAGTGA
- a CDS encoding energy-coupling factor transporter transmembrane component T → MGEPAPAGPAGPARGWVLDPRTAVVILLAASITIMAPGGIWFVPAALVAATLLAISERAWRRAIGVPLAAAAAAGVAFLLPLVAPWPVLGFISVMAGFALRLVAVGGIAVHLARTIPPTRFTAALRAARIPSAFTVSGAVLLRFVPTIISEARAVHDAMRLRGLGGGLAVLRHPVRSIEYFTVPLMASSLRAAEDLSASSLLRGLGSQPRPTSMHPPRFGLPDAVAAVVVVVLGAATVLWGYGH, encoded by the coding sequence TTGGGCGAGCCGGCTCCCGCCGGTCCGGCCGGGCCCGCGCGGGGGTGGGTCCTGGACCCGCGCACCGCGGTGGTGATCCTGCTCGCCGCGAGCATCACCATCATGGCACCGGGCGGAATCTGGTTCGTCCCGGCGGCATTGGTGGCCGCGACGCTGCTGGCGATCTCCGAGCGCGCCTGGCGGCGCGCGATCGGGGTGCCGCTGGCCGCGGCGGCAGCAGCCGGCGTGGCCTTCCTGCTGCCGCTGGTCGCACCGTGGCCGGTGCTCGGTTTCATCAGCGTGATGGCCGGTTTCGCGCTGCGGTTGGTGGCGGTGGGCGGCATCGCCGTGCACCTGGCCCGGACCATCCCGCCGACCCGGTTCACCGCTGCGCTGCGGGCGGCGCGGATCCCGTCGGCCTTCACCGTGTCCGGTGCGGTGCTGCTGCGGTTCGTGCCCACGATCATCTCGGAGGCGAGGGCGGTGCACGACGCCATGCGGCTGCGCGGCCTCGGGGGCGGGCTGGCGGTGCTGCGGCATCCCGTCCGCAGCATCGAGTACTTCACGGTGCCGCTCATGGCGTCGAGCCTGCGCGCGGCGGAGGACCTCTCGGCGTCCTCGCTGCTGCGCGGGCTGGGTTCGCAACCGCGGCCGACGTCGATGCATCCGCCGCGCTTCGGGCTCCCCGACGCGGTGGCCGCGGTCGTCGTGGTGGTGCTCGGCGCGGCGACGGTCTTGTGGGGGTACGGGCATTGA
- a CDS encoding MptD family putative ECF transporter S component has translation MITVTVEATDRRIDFRMSPRDLINIGIFGALYLVTVGVFNALEFINPGFTLVSVLIGIVAGGVPFMLFLTRVRHAGMVTVLAVIVSGFMLLIGSPPVTLVVAVVAALGAEALLLAGRYRSRRFSVLAYAVFSTWFVGMFLPMFYARADFLTSPYMKEMGAEYVQQLDALLSPAVLIAFDLSTLVVGFLGGLLGLRLLDKHFRKAGLV, from the coding sequence GTGATCACCGTGACAGTGGAAGCCACCGACCGCCGGATCGACTTCCGGATGAGTCCGAGGGACCTCATCAACATCGGAATCTTCGGCGCGCTCTACCTGGTGACGGTGGGCGTGTTCAACGCGCTCGAGTTCATCAACCCGGGGTTCACGCTGGTTTCGGTGCTGATCGGCATCGTCGCGGGCGGCGTGCCGTTCATGCTGTTCCTCACGCGGGTGCGGCACGCCGGGATGGTGACCGTGCTCGCCGTCATCGTGAGCGGCTTCATGCTCCTCATCGGCAGCCCGCCGGTCACCCTCGTGGTCGCGGTGGTGGCGGCGCTGGGCGCCGAGGCGCTGCTGCTGGCGGGGCGGTACCGCTCGCGCCGGTTCAGCGTGCTCGCCTACGCGGTGTTCAGCACCTGGTTCGTGGGGATGTTCCTGCCCATGTTCTACGCCCGGGCCGACTTCCTGACCAGCCCGTACATGAAGGAGATGGGTGCGGAGTACGTCCAGCAGCTGGACGCGCTGCTGTCCCCGGCCGTGCTGATCGCCTTCGACCTGTCCACTCTGGTCGTCGGGTTCCTCGGCGGCCTGCTGGGACTCCGGTTGCTGGACAAGCACTTCCGGAAGGCCGGGCTGGTGTGA
- a CDS encoding thioesterase II family protein, which yields MTADPSTSRSRAGAFRRPVPRPYARARVLLFPHGGGSASYYRSWAESAPWDVEFLAVQYPGREDRYSEPLPADMQELAAVLAADLPLGGPPLPTVLFGHSMGAIVAYEIARQLEAAGEPAAGLVVSGHPAPALSRPGRVHLGSDEELVQELRRTGATNLEILDNASFMAAFLPVIRSDYRLSETYRELAGPRLRNPVTVLYGDQDTEVDSREAEAWREVTDGTCELRVFAGGHFYLDEHRDPVVEILKAQARAASRESAVGWPSTP from the coding sequence ATGACAGCTGATCCCTCGACGAGCCGCAGCCGGGCCGGTGCCTTCCGCAGGCCCGTGCCGCGGCCGTACGCGCGAGCCCGGGTGCTGCTCTTCCCGCACGGCGGCGGCAGCGCGAGCTACTACCGGTCGTGGGCCGAGTCGGCCCCCTGGGACGTCGAGTTCCTCGCGGTCCAGTACCCGGGCCGGGAGGACCGCTACTCCGAGCCGCTGCCCGCGGACATGCAGGAGCTCGCCGCCGTGCTGGCTGCCGACCTGCCGCTCGGCGGGCCGCCGCTGCCGACGGTCCTGTTCGGGCACAGCATGGGTGCCATCGTCGCCTACGAGATCGCCCGGCAACTCGAAGCGGCGGGCGAACCGGCGGCGGGGCTGGTCGTGTCCGGGCACCCCGCTCCGGCGCTGTCGCGGCCGGGCCGGGTGCACCTGGGCAGCGACGAGGAACTCGTCCAGGAGTTGCGCCGCACCGGTGCGACGAACCTCGAAATCCTCGACAACGCCTCGTTCATGGCGGCGTTCCTCCCGGTCATCAGGTCCGACTACCGGTTGAGCGAGACCTACCGGGAACTGGCCGGTCCGCGGCTGCGGAACCCGGTGACCGTGCTCTACGGCGACCAGGACACCGAGGTCGACTCGCGGGAGGCCGAGGCCTGGCGCGAGGTCACCGACGGCACCTGCGAGCTCCGCGTCTTCGCGGGCGGCCACTTCTACCTGGACGAGCACCGCGACCCGGTCGTCGAAATCCTCAAGGCGCAGGCCCGCGCGGCATCGCGGGAATCGGCGGTCGGGTGGCCGTCGACCCCGTGA
- a CDS encoding ABC transporter ATP-binding protein — protein MIRMLLRVLGHEYAKPMRRTVAMMTATAILEGLLYALLVPVLQALFGSTPADAWPWLIAFGAGVVVYAVMRYVSDLSGMRVGTTMLRGMYHRLGDHLARLPIGWYTEARVGEVSMMASRGLLAALGVAAHLLAPFINALVTPLTIVVVMLVFNWQLGLAALIAAPVVALIQVWTARSMATTDAERHERDNEASARVIEYLQAQPVLRAGGRTGERFELLDDSLQEVERTSRRTVLSTLPGAVGLTLTVQAIFTALLVLGTYLALGGNIGVAEVLTILVLAARCADPLLSLSDIGGKLRGARSELDRLDTVLRTQPLPEPSDPVRPEGNDLEFDSVAFKHGDRVVMDGVSLSVPSGQRLAVVGPSGAGKSTLLQLVARFYDVDAGAVRVGGVDVRSIDTEVLMSQIAIVFQNVYLFDGTIEENVRLGRPDASDEEVRAAASAARLDEVVERLPGGWAADVGEGGALLSGGERQRVSIARALLKNAPIVLLDEVTSALDPVNEAAVHEGIERLMAGRTVVMVAHRMRTVQRADRVVFLDDGKVVEEGSHDELLRRGGRYADFWNIAMTPASSE, from the coding sequence ATGATCCGAATGCTGCTGCGCGTGCTGGGGCACGAGTACGCGAAGCCGATGCGTCGCACCGTGGCCATGATGACGGCGACGGCGATCCTCGAAGGCCTGCTCTACGCGCTGCTGGTCCCGGTGCTGCAGGCGCTGTTCGGCAGCACTCCGGCGGATGCCTGGCCCTGGCTGATCGCCTTCGGCGCGGGTGTCGTGGTCTACGCGGTGATGCGCTACGTCAGCGACCTCTCCGGCATGCGCGTCGGGACGACGATGCTGCGCGGCATGTACCACCGGCTCGGCGATCACCTGGCCAGGCTGCCCATCGGCTGGTACACCGAAGCCCGCGTCGGCGAGGTGTCCATGATGGCCAGCCGCGGCCTGCTGGCGGCGCTGGGCGTCGCGGCGCACCTGCTGGCCCCGTTCATCAACGCCCTGGTGACGCCGCTGACGATCGTCGTGGTGATGCTGGTCTTCAACTGGCAGCTGGGGCTGGCCGCCTTGATCGCCGCGCCGGTCGTGGCGCTGATCCAGGTCTGGACGGCGCGGTCGATGGCCACTACCGACGCGGAGCGCCACGAACGCGACAACGAGGCCAGCGCGCGGGTCATCGAGTACCTCCAGGCCCAGCCGGTGCTGCGCGCCGGTGGCCGGACCGGTGAGCGCTTCGAACTGCTCGACGACTCGTTGCAGGAGGTCGAGCGCACCTCCCGCCGCACCGTGCTCTCGACGCTGCCCGGCGCGGTGGGCCTGACGCTCACGGTGCAGGCGATCTTCACCGCGCTGCTGGTGCTCGGCACCTACCTCGCGCTCGGCGGGAACATCGGCGTGGCCGAGGTCCTGACGATCCTGGTGCTGGCCGCCCGCTGCGCGGACCCGCTGCTGTCGCTGTCGGACATCGGCGGCAAACTCCGCGGCGCCCGGTCCGAACTGGACAGGCTCGACACGGTGCTGCGCACCCAGCCGCTGCCGGAACCGAGCGACCCGGTCCGGCCGGAGGGCAACGACCTGGAGTTCGACTCCGTCGCCTTCAAGCACGGCGACCGCGTGGTGATGGACGGCGTCTCGCTGTCCGTGCCGTCGGGGCAGCGACTGGCCGTCGTCGGCCCGTCGGGCGCGGGCAAGAGCACACTGCTGCAGCTGGTCGCCCGGTTCTACGACGTGGACGCGGGCGCGGTGCGGGTCGGCGGCGTGGACGTGCGCTCGATCGACACCGAGGTGTTGATGTCGCAGATCGCCATCGTCTTCCAGAACGTCTACCTCTTCGACGGCACGATCGAGGAGAACGTGCGCCTCGGCCGGCCCGACGCCTCCGACGAGGAGGTGCGAGCGGCCGCGAGCGCGGCACGGCTGGACGAGGTCGTCGAGCGGCTGCCCGGCGGATGGGCGGCCGACGTCGGCGAGGGCGGTGCGCTGCTGTCGGGCGGTGAGCGCCAGCGCGTGTCGATCGCGCGGGCGCTGCTGAAGAACGCGCCCATCGTGCTGCTGGACGAGGTGACCTCCGCCCTGGACCCGGTGAACGAGGCCGCGGTCCACGAGGGCATCGAGCGCCTGATGGCGGGCCGGACGGTGGTGATGGTGGCGCACCGGATGCGGACCGTCCAACGCGCCGACCGGGTCGTCTTCCTGGACGACGGCAAGGTCGTGGAGGAGGGCAGCCACGACGAGCTGCTGCGGCGCGGCGGTCGCTACGCCGACTTCTGGAACATCGCCATGACACCGGCATCGAGCGAATGA